A single window of Verrucomicrobiia bacterium DNA harbors:
- a CDS encoding glycosyltransferase, with product MEFGQVIQLPERTIGRSGRDLFLSHKDITIIMAPYERHSVFTKAIDELYRHISIPFNLIVVEGNAPEEIRLQLEKRQRQHGNMTIIYTNHYPSLGNAFNLAVPHFKTPYALFIDNEVRLPKGTVESLIKTAQEREAMVVYPNDGLIGRQIVTFGAEGERVVRSVKTFGLRPCFLLAHEAVSRMEKLFEEPSSPYTVGVDLTYKLGLKGLEALEDKSAKIEMRVEGPVKAVDMPFYRTQWNRERLGHALDHLGTKWGIELAEDPVYETFLTQKFEEAQKPVGFEILASRFALGVRNGSRRFQNAVTVLRSVGSKPSYASKSA from the coding sequence ATGGAATTCGGACAAGTCATCCAATTACCGGAGCGCACCATCGGACGTTCGGGCCGCGATCTTTTTTTGAGCCACAAAGACATCACGATCATCATGGCCCCCTACGAACGTCATTCGGTTTTCACCAAAGCCATCGATGAGCTCTACCGCCATATTTCGATTCCGTTCAACCTCATCGTGGTGGAAGGAAACGCTCCGGAAGAAATCCGCCTGCAGCTGGAAAAACGCCAGCGCCAGCACGGCAACATGACCATTATTTATACGAACCATTATCCGTCGCTGGGCAATGCGTTCAACCTTGCGGTGCCGCATTTCAAGACGCCGTACGCGCTCTTCATCGACAATGAAGTCCGCCTGCCGAAAGGCACCGTGGAAAGCCTCATCAAGACCGCGCAGGAACGCGAGGCCATGGTGGTGTATCCGAACGACGGCCTCATCGGCCGGCAGATCGTCACGTTCGGGGCGGAAGGCGAAAGGGTCGTCCGGAGCGTGAAGACTTTCGGGCTGCGTCCCTGCTTCCTGCTGGCGCATGAGGCGGTCAGCCGCATGGAAAAACTTTTCGAAGAGCCGTCAAGCCCGTACACGGTGGGCGTCGACCTGACCTACAAGCTCGGGCTCAAGGGCCTCGAAGCCCTCGAAGACAAAAGCGCGAAAATCGAAATGCGCGTGGAAGGCCCGGTCAAGGCCGTGGACATGCCTTTCTACCGCACCCAGTGGAACCGCGAACGTCTGGGCCATGCCCTGGACCATCTCGGAACGAAGTGGGGGATCGAGCTCGCGGAAGATCCGGTGTATGAAACTTTTTTGACTCAGAAATTCGAAGAAGCGCAGAAGCCGGTGGGGTTCGAGATCCTCGCGAGCCGGTTTGCGCTGGGCGTGCGGAACGGAAGCAGGCGTTTTCAAAACGCGGTCACGGTCCTGCGTTCCGTGGGCTCGAAGCCTTCGTATGCTTCGAAAAGCGCATGA
- a CDS encoding sugar transferase codes for MRKILYAVELALVSLNFFLVYYVLSHYSLDLFHSAQIVHGLRPLYLYYQVFWTVFLIWSVLLWTRDGYRHLRVQGWRIVFLNLLCDCVIFLGLFASLAFLLKFEFLSRFFILAYVGSSTMLLIFTRGLAVFMARRAREKGYNLKDIVVVGTGRRAQKFLSHLARHREWGYRVVGLIDREPMFTGENVAGYNVVGTLEDLPDLLEKKNVDEVFFITPRKWLEEISKYVAYCEAVGVPATVSTDLFDIEIARRIPKNLDGMTYLTFETRLLKEGELVIKRFFDVFLAATALAISAPILAIVALAIKLRSSGPVFFKQVRCGKNGKPFTLYKFRTMVVNAEDMLKDLKEKNEMSGPVFKMTKDPRITEVGSFLRKTSLDEFPQFWNVLKGDMSIVGPRPPLPTEVSQYEPWQRRRLSMKPGITCIWQVSGRNSIGFEEWMGLDLRYIDQWSIWMDMKILFQTVHAVIAGDGK; via the coding sequence ATGAGAAAAATTCTTTATGCCGTCGAACTCGCTCTTGTTTCTCTGAATTTCTTCCTCGTTTACTACGTCCTGTCGCATTATTCTCTGGACCTGTTCCATTCGGCGCAGATCGTGCACGGATTGCGGCCGCTTTATCTCTACTACCAGGTGTTTTGGACGGTGTTCCTGATCTGGAGCGTGCTGCTGTGGACGCGTGACGGCTACCGCCATCTCCGCGTCCAGGGCTGGCGCATCGTGTTCTTGAACCTGCTGTGCGATTGCGTCATCTTCCTGGGGCTTTTTGCGAGCCTTGCTTTCCTTCTCAAATTCGAATTTTTGAGCCGCTTTTTCATCCTGGCGTACGTCGGCAGCAGCACGATGCTGCTCATCTTCACCCGGGGGCTGGCGGTCTTCATGGCGCGCCGCGCCCGGGAAAAAGGCTACAACCTCAAGGACATCGTTGTGGTGGGCACCGGCCGGCGCGCGCAGAAATTCCTGAGCCACCTGGCACGCCACCGGGAATGGGGCTACCGCGTCGTGGGCCTGATCGACCGCGAGCCCATGTTCACCGGAGAGAACGTGGCCGGTTACAACGTGGTCGGAACGCTGGAAGACCTTCCCGACCTTCTCGAAAAGAAAAACGTCGACGAGGTTTTTTTTATCACGCCGCGCAAATGGCTGGAAGAAATCAGCAAATACGTCGCGTATTGCGAGGCCGTGGGCGTTCCCGCGACCGTGTCCACGGACCTTTTCGACATCGAGATCGCGCGGAGGATCCCCAAAAACCTGGACGGGATGACCTACCTTACTTTCGAGACGCGTCTTTTGAAAGAGGGGGAACTGGTGATCAAGCGCTTCTTCGACGTCTTTCTTGCCGCCACGGCCCTGGCTATCAGCGCCCCCATCCTCGCGATCGTGGCGCTCGCCATCAAACTCAGGTCGTCGGGCCCCGTTTTTTTCAAGCAGGTCCGGTGCGGAAAAAATGGCAAGCCGTTTACGCTCTATAAATTCCGGACCATGGTGGTCAATGCCGAGGACATGCTCAAGGACCTGAAAGAGAAAAACGAGATGAGCGGGCCCGTGTTCAAGATGACCAAGGATCCGCGCATCACGGAAGTGGGAAGTTTTCTGAGGAAGACGAGCCTGGACGAATTTCCCCAGTTCTGGAACGTGCTGAAAGGGGACATGAGCATCGTCGGCCCGCGGCCGCCCCTGCCCACGGAGGTCTCGCAATACGAGCCCTGGCAGCGCCGTCGTTTGTCCATGAAGCCGGGCATCACGTGCATCTGGCAGGTCTCGGGCCGCAACTCCATCGGCTTCGAAGAATGGATGGGACTCGATTTGCGCTACATCGACCAGTGGTCCATTTGGATGGACATGAAAATCCTTTTCCAGACAGTCCATGCCGTCATTGCCGGAGATGGAAAGTAG
- a CDS encoding glycosyltransferase family 4 protein: MKIAHIGSRGFPGFQAGVEKSLEEICPRLAARGHEVTVYCSDHVSTAETVYKRTLLKRMPAIPTKHLETLSRVAVSAWDAIFQKFDIVHFHSIGPALMSFLTRPAKCKTVVTVHGLDWQRAKWGWAARTALQMGERCSVMFPDHTVVVSKFLKKYYKEQYRRDVSYIPNGVNIEEPLAAAEIKEKWGLDPKSYILFASRLVPEKACHHLIEAYRGLHTDKKLVIAGASWHSDDYVKRLHELAGGDPGIVFTGWAEGSVMKELYSNAYLYCLPSEIEGLSLALLEAMSFGACPLTSDITENKDVIEDAGATFKTGDVEALRGRLQELISDPKGTERLGQEAKRLVQREYSWDKDCEELEKTYQTLLSASADLS; the protein is encoded by the coding sequence ATGAAAATAGCACACATCGGAAGCCGCGGATTTCCCGGATTCCAAGCAGGAGTGGAGAAGAGTCTCGAAGAAATTTGCCCCCGGCTGGCGGCGCGCGGGCATGAAGTCACCGTGTATTGCTCGGACCACGTGTCCACCGCCGAAACCGTTTACAAGCGCACGCTTTTGAAGCGCATGCCTGCGATTCCCACCAAACACCTCGAGACCCTTTCGCGCGTGGCCGTTTCTGCGTGGGACGCTATTTTTCAAAAATTCGACATCGTCCATTTCCATTCGATCGGGCCCGCGCTCATGTCGTTCCTGACGCGGCCGGCCAAGTGCAAGACCGTCGTCACCGTGCACGGCCTGGACTGGCAGCGCGCGAAATGGGGCTGGGCCGCGCGCACGGCGCTTCAGATGGGGGAAAGGTGCTCGGTAATGTTTCCCGACCACACGGTTGTGGTCTCGAAATTCCTGAAAAAATATTACAAGGAACAGTACCGCCGCGACGTCAGCTACATCCCGAACGGCGTGAACATCGAAGAGCCTCTTGCCGCGGCCGAAATCAAGGAAAAATGGGGGCTCGATCCGAAGAGCTACATCCTGTTCGCGAGCCGCCTCGTGCCGGAAAAAGCCTGCCATCACCTGATCGAGGCTTACCGCGGCCTGCATACGGACAAAAAGCTCGTGATCGCGGGCGCAAGCTGGCATTCGGACGATTACGTGAAGCGGCTCCATGAACTTGCCGGCGGAGATCCCGGCATTGTTTTTACGGGATGGGCCGAGGGAAGCGTCATGAAGGAACTTTATTCCAACGCCTATCTTTACTGCCTTCCGTCCGAGATCGAGGGGCTTTCGCTCGCGCTGCTGGAAGCCATGAGCTTTGGCGCCTGCCCGCTCACCAGCGACATCACGGAAAACAAAGACGTGATCGAGGACGCGGGAGCGACGTTCAAGACCGGCGATGTTGAGGCCCTGCGCGGGCGGCTGCAGGAATTGATTTCCGATCCCAAGGGCACCGAGCGCCTGGGGCAGGAAGCCAAGAGGCTCGTGCAGCGGGAATACAGCTGGGACAAAGATTGCGAAGAACTGGAAAAAACTTACCAGACGCTTTTAAGCGCTTCGGCGGATTTGTCATGA
- a CDS encoding glycosyltransferase family 4 protein, with product MALSKVLVVNKYHFISGGAERYFLSVMESFRRRGIEPIPLSVNYAKTLPTPYQKYFIEPVVKGGEAKIQNMKPTWQQQLSLAGRAVYSFEAKRAVASVIRDQRPDIAYFLNFNNHISPSAIDACVEHGVPVVMRMSDFNLSCPANMYYRDGHPCTDCKGSNLFNGIRHRCVHGSLVRSAVQVFANSLHRRLGIYKKVSAFIAPTEFMKDDLLHLGFEPHRVHQVNTFVRPCESPAAHEEREPYILFVGRFVPYKGVEAAIRAFCRVPDRGVRLHLAGDEQDAESARLKTLAKELGGDRIVFAPFERNKAKLHELVHKALFTLVPSECYDNLPNTILESFACRRPVIVTRLGSLPGIVPDGKLGLLFEYGDLDGFAAKIQWMLDHPEERERMGENAYQAVLNEYAEDRHMNTLVDIFEAALLEKKSSPAAEPVAEPLSA from the coding sequence ATGGCCCTTTCCAAAGTCCTTGTCGTCAATAAATATCATTTTATTTCCGGCGGCGCCGAGCGCTATTTCCTGTCCGTCATGGAATCCTTCCGCCGCCGCGGCATCGAACCCATTCCGCTGTCGGTCAATTATGCGAAGACACTGCCGACCCCGTATCAGAAATATTTCATCGAACCCGTCGTCAAAGGCGGGGAGGCCAAGATCCAGAACATGAAGCCGACATGGCAGCAGCAGCTGTCGCTTGCCGGCCGCGCCGTGTACAGCTTTGAGGCCAAGCGCGCCGTGGCCTCGGTCATCCGCGACCAGCGCCCGGATATCGCGTATTTCCTCAATTTCAACAATCACATTTCGCCGAGCGCGATCGACGCCTGCGTGGAGCACGGCGTCCCGGTCGTGATGCGCATGTCGGACTTCAATCTGAGCTGCCCCGCGAACATGTATTACCGCGACGGCCATCCGTGCACGGACTGCAAAGGCTCCAATCTTTTCAACGGCATCCGGCACCGCTGCGTGCATGGCTCGCTCGTCCGCTCCGCGGTCCAGGTTTTCGCGAATTCACTGCACCGGCGTCTGGGCATTTACAAGAAGGTGTCGGCCTTTATCGCTCCCACGGAATTCATGAAAGACGATCTTCTCCACCTCGGCTTTGAGCCGCACCGCGTGCACCAGGTCAATACGTTCGTGAGGCCCTGCGAAAGCCCCGCCGCGCACGAAGAACGCGAGCCGTACATTCTTTTCGTGGGCCGCTTCGTGCCCTACAAAGGCGTCGAAGCCGCGATCCGCGCCTTCTGCCGCGTGCCGGACAGAGGCGTGCGCCTGCATCTGGCGGGGGACGAGCAGGACGCGGAATCCGCGCGCCTCAAGACGCTGGCCAAAGAACTGGGCGGCGACAGGATTGTGTTCGCGCCTTTCGAGAGAAACAAAGCGAAGCTGCATGAACTCGTGCACAAGGCCCTGTTCACGCTCGTGCCTTCGGAGTGCTACGACAATCTGCCCAACACAATCCTGGAATCTTTCGCCTGCAGGCGCCCGGTCATCGTCACGCGCCTGGGCAGCCTTCCGGGCATTGTCCCGGACGGCAAGCTCGGCCTTTTGTTCGAGTATGGCGATCTGGACGGATTTGCGGCCAAAATCCAGTGGATGCTGGATCATCCCGAAGAACGCGAGCGCATGGGCGAGAATGCCTATCAGGCGGTCCTGAACGAGTATGCCGAAGACCGGCACATGAATACCCTCGTCGATATTTTCGAAGCGGCCCTTTTAGAAAAGAAATCTTCCCCGGCCGCGGAGCCCGTCGCGGAGCCTCTTTCCGCCTGA
- a CDS encoding O-antigen ligase family protein yields MSKSRFRNPGLAILGVLLLAPFSLYGAVAGSGLYVIAGLIMVIYTTLLFLNFEVGFMALLFIRTSLDYAKNFGDMNLAALASIAIIVLGVFYVLYRRANPLQLEDSKPFLLFIVLCGLSMFRSPNMVGSFSDWLRLLSVFAAYVLTRLLFTTEDKIKNAFTVILLSALLPILLAYYQLVTGHGTIHDAGQDRIVGTFLHPNAFGSYLLIILIFSVVQVLEGFPMGHKSFLGGFTFLAFVIFVFTLSRGAWIVFVLSMLLLGKLRYRKLLGLIPPLVLVAVLGVPAVRNRIMDLVEPNSQYAAGRSAWEWRLNTWEEIGPLVKEEPLIGHGLAMIETEFGILTHNDYLRLLAETGIIGCAGYLILAFSTLRRSWRDYKQSRTRLGLSLQLSTVAMISGFLVRQFADNSLRNTVVMIYFWVLIALARNMNILDQASSEDDNPPPPEEEPEPEIVPDPTGEAEPEPEPVLEGTL; encoded by the coding sequence TTGTCCAAAAGCCGGTTTCGTAATCCCGGACTCGCGATCCTGGGCGTTCTTTTGCTCGCGCCGTTCTCCCTCTATGGCGCCGTGGCCGGAAGCGGACTCTACGTCATCGCCGGCTTGATCATGGTCATCTACACGACCCTGCTCTTCCTGAATTTCGAAGTCGGCTTCATGGCGCTTCTTTTCATCCGGACCTCGCTGGACTACGCGAAAAATTTCGGCGACATGAACCTGGCTGCGCTGGCCAGCATTGCCATCATCGTCCTGGGCGTCTTTTACGTTCTGTACCGCCGCGCCAATCCTTTGCAGCTCGAGGATTCCAAGCCCTTTCTCCTTTTCATCGTGCTTTGCGGATTGTCGATGTTCCGCAGCCCGAACATGGTCGGCAGCTTTTCCGACTGGCTGCGCCTGCTCAGTGTTTTCGCAGCCTACGTGCTCACGCGGCTTTTGTTCACAACCGAGGACAAGATCAAAAATGCGTTTACGGTCATCCTGCTGTCGGCGCTTTTGCCGATCCTGCTCGCGTACTATCAGCTGGTCACAGGGCACGGGACCATTCACGACGCGGGCCAGGACCGCATCGTCGGGACCTTTCTTCATCCGAACGCGTTCGGCTCTTATCTCCTGATCATCCTGATTTTTTCCGTGGTGCAGGTGCTCGAGGGCTTTCCCATGGGCCACAAGAGTTTCCTGGGCGGGTTTACTTTTCTTGCCTTCGTGATTTTCGTTTTCACGCTTTCGCGCGGCGCCTGGATCGTCTTCGTTCTTTCCATGCTCCTGCTCGGCAAGCTGCGCTACCGCAAACTGCTCGGGCTGATCCCGCCGCTCGTGCTTGTGGCCGTTCTCGGCGTGCCCGCGGTGCGAAACAGGATCATGGATCTCGTCGAGCCCAACAGCCAGTATGCCGCCGGACGCTCCGCGTGGGAATGGCGGCTGAACACCTGGGAAGAAATCGGGCCGCTCGTGAAAGAGGAGCCTTTGATCGGGCACGGGCTTGCGATGATCGAGACGGAATTCGGCATTTTGACCCATAACGATTATCTCCGGCTCCTGGCCGAGACCGGCATCATCGGATGCGCCGGTTACCTGATTCTTGCGTTTTCCACGCTGCGGCGCAGCTGGCGCGATTATAAGCAGAGCCGGACGAGGCTGGGCCTCTCGCTTCAATTGAGTACCGTGGCCATGATCTCCGGCTTCCTGGTCCGGCAATTCGCCGACAACAGCCTGCGCAACACCGTCGTCATGATTTATTTCTGGGTCCTGATCGCGCTTGCCCGCAACATGAACATCCTCGACCAGGCCTCTTCCGAAGACGACAATCCGCCTCCGCCGGAAGAAGAGCCTGAGCCGGAAATCGTTCCCGATCCGACGGGGGAAGCGGAACCCGAGCCCGAGCCCGTCCTCGAAGGCACGCTCTAA
- a CDS encoding oligosaccharide flippase family protein: protein MKSIVKGSSILTGVSIGEMAIRFVRTKCIALVLGPSGTGFFTQLVIFFEALRTLGDLGSRRGVIKQVAEQRFTGEATPAYRKVLVTSFFLMAVSALTVGAAVVIFSPAISRLLFQDPSYYRYVIFLGILLPLACIATLMASIVKGNMDFISFARYTLGAYALVFVVTPVVTYFFKEWGAVMAMALFFVAPLFSYLLLNARRPFLHFGGRVDLPALREQFSFGLAQIYQDALTHVMRIVIAAWIVHGLGLSTLGIYQVVMTFTTVYMSIPIQATSGYVLPLIAGARNNEEVGTALNDSVRFLMFALVPIVIFIAVVPELLILLCYSKDFEPAVPYLQVQLIGTLFVLMGYSYSAALSGKGKLKAIAIISSIYCGIMLGVARLLFPRWGLMGVSVGVSAAAVANYLMHIYAARHYFGARTAPKNVRLVSMTLLWAGLAFVGLAFFDGIASRALILAFAPVWFWVSSKDHERHFMWELAGRCFKSFFRKGVPLVQKPVS, encoded by the coding sequence ATGAAGTCAATTGTCAAAGGTTCCAGCATTCTGACCGGCGTCAGCATCGGCGAAATGGCCATCCGGTTTGTGCGCACGAAATGCATCGCGCTGGTGCTCGGCCCCTCGGGCACGGGTTTTTTCACGCAGCTGGTGATTTTCTTCGAAGCCCTGCGCACGCTGGGGGACCTCGGCTCCCGGCGCGGAGTCATCAAGCAGGTCGCCGAGCAGCGCTTCACGGGCGAAGCCACTCCCGCTTACCGCAAAGTGCTCGTGACCTCTTTTTTTCTCATGGCCGTTTCCGCGCTGACGGTCGGCGCGGCCGTCGTGATTTTTTCCCCGGCCATTTCACGCCTGCTGTTCCAGGACCCTTCTTATTATAGGTACGTGATCTTTCTGGGAATTCTCCTGCCGCTGGCCTGCATCGCGACGCTCATGGCGTCCATCGTCAAAGGGAACATGGACTTCATTTCCTTTGCGCGGTACACGCTGGGGGCCTATGCCCTTGTTTTTGTCGTGACTCCGGTGGTGACTTATTTTTTCAAAGAGTGGGGCGCGGTCATGGCCATGGCTCTTTTTTTCGTGGCACCGCTTTTCTCTTATCTTCTTTTGAACGCCCGCCGTCCTTTCCTCCATTTCGGAGGGCGGGTGGACCTTCCGGCCCTGCGCGAACAATTTTCCTTCGGGCTGGCGCAGATTTACCAGGATGCGCTGACGCACGTGATGCGCATCGTGATCGCCGCGTGGATCGTGCATGGGCTGGGGCTTTCGACCCTCGGCATCTACCAGGTGGTCATGACGTTCACGACCGTTTACATGTCCATCCCGATCCAGGCGACCAGCGGCTATGTGCTGCCTTTGATCGCGGGCGCGCGCAATAACGAAGAAGTCGGCACCGCGCTCAACGATTCCGTGCGCTTTCTGATGTTCGCGCTCGTGCCCATCGTGATTTTCATCGCGGTCGTGCCGGAGCTGCTCATCCTGCTTTGCTACAGCAAAGACTTCGAACCCGCGGTGCCGTATCTCCAGGTCCAGCTGATCGGCACGCTCTTCGTGCTCATGGGCTATTCCTATTCGGCCGCGCTTTCCGGCAAGGGCAAACTCAAGGCCATTGCCATCATTTCCAGCATCTACTGCGGGATCATGCTCGGCGTGGCACGCCTTCTTTTCCCCAGGTGGGGACTGATGGGCGTTTCCGTCGGCGTTTCCGCCGCGGCCGTGGCCAATTATCTGATGCACATTTATGCGGCCCGCCATTATTTCGGTGCACGGACCGCGCCCAAGAACGTGCGGCTGGTGTCGATGACGCTGCTCTGGGCGGGACTGGCGTTCGTGGGACTGGCCTTCTTCGACGGCATCGCCTCGCGCGCGCTTATCCTGGCTTTCGCGCCGGTCTGGTTCTGGGTCAGCTCCAAAGACCATGAGCGCCATTTCATGTGGGAACTCGCGGGAAGGTGCTTCAAGTCCTTTTTCCGAAAAGGGGTGCCCCTTGTCCAAAAGCCGGTTTCGTAA